A region of Lichenibacterium dinghuense DNA encodes the following proteins:
- a CDS encoding recombinase family protein encodes MARIGYARVSTLDQDLDGQLAKLKAEGCGVTRSEKVSGGSRDGRTELATVLEFLRPGDELVVTRLDRLGRDTRDVLNLIHEAEQRGAFVTVLDPHVSTRGEMGHLVLTVLGMVAQMERRFIKERQREGIARAKSEGAYTGGKRRLDRERIRTLHAAGNGPAVIAREVGCSRMQVYRVLQEAG; translated from the coding sequence ATGGCCCGCATCGGTTACGCCCGCGTCAGCACGCTCGACCAGGATCTCGATGGTCAGCTCGCGAAGCTGAAAGCCGAAGGCTGCGGGGTGACCCGCTCGGAGAAGGTCTCGGGCGGCAGCCGCGACGGCCGGACCGAGCTGGCGACCGTGCTGGAGTTCCTGCGCCCCGGCGACGAACTCGTGGTCACCCGCCTCGACCGGCTCGGCCGCGATACCCGCGACGTGCTCAACCTGATCCACGAGGCCGAGCAGCGGGGCGCCTTCGTCACCGTCCTCGACCCGCATGTCTCGACGCGCGGCGAGATGGGCCACCTTGTTCTGACCGTCCTCGGCATGGTCGCCCAGATGGAACGGCGCTTCATCAAGGAGCGCCAGCGCGAGGGCATCGCTCGGGCAAAGAGCGAGGGCGCGTACACCGGTGGCAAGCGCCGCCTTGACCGCGAGCGCATCCGAACGCTGCACGCCGCCGGCAACGGGCCGGCCGTCATCGCCCGCGAGGTCGGGTGCTCGCGGATGCAGGTCTACCGTGTGCTGCAAGAGGCAGGTTGA